One genomic segment of Candidatus Hydrogenedentota bacterium includes these proteins:
- a CDS encoding ABC transporter ATP-binding protein — MKVDNAHHPLIVVENLTKDYVMGEATVHALRGVSFGIERGAFIAIMGPSGSGKTTLLDILGCLSRPTSGTYWLEAERVSDLGENRLAELRNHYIGFVFQNFNLLPRTTALANVGLPLLYTGTPKKERLRRARCALEAVGLGDRVDHRPNELSGGQRQRVAVARALVNDPSILFADEPTGNLDSTSGESILALFRELHAQGNTIVIVTHEREIAEHAQRIISFRDGQLVKDEWRNKTNDTWEFEHSVG, encoded by the coding sequence ATGAAGGTCGATAACGCACACCATCCACTCATTGTCGTTGAGAACCTCACCAAGGATTATGTGATGGGCGAGGCGACAGTGCATGCGCTGCGGGGTGTTTCGTTCGGGATTGAACGTGGCGCTTTCATAGCGATCATGGGTCCGTCGGGCTCGGGCAAGACGACGCTCCTCGATATCTTGGGCTGCCTATCGAGGCCGACGTCGGGCACGTATTGGCTTGAGGCGGAGCGGGTCTCGGACCTCGGGGAGAACCGGCTGGCCGAGTTGCGCAACCACTACATTGGGTTCGTCTTTCAGAACTTCAACCTCTTGCCGCGGACCACGGCCTTGGCCAACGTGGGATTGCCCCTGTTGTACACCGGAACCCCGAAAAAGGAGCGGTTGAGGCGCGCGCGGTGTGCGCTGGAAGCAGTCGGACTGGGAGATCGAGTGGACCACCGGCCGAACGAACTATCCGGAGGCCAGCGGCAGCGGGTAGCGGTTGCGCGGGCCCTCGTCAACGATCCCTCGATCCTGTTTGCGGATGAGCCCACAGGCAACCTGGACTCGACCAGCGGCGAGAGCATCCTCGCCCTGTTCAGGGAACTTCACGCGCAAGGAAACACGATCGTCATCGTGACCCACGAACGCGAGATTGCCGAACATGCCCAGCGGATTATCAGCTTCCGAGATGGGCAACTGGTGAAAGACGAATGGCGAAACAAGACAAACGACACGTGGGAATTCGAGCATTCGGTTGGCTGA